Proteins encoded in a region of the Cetobacterium ceti genome:
- a CDS encoding FAD-dependent oxidoreductase, producing the protein MAELKNEIIEKMQEIVENCMGDSQAACVSTCPMNTNVKEYVKLIGENKGEEAIKVIREKLFIPGVLGRICAHPCESNCRRGEEDNSVAIASLKRYAADNYDREENWDLEKITSNGKKVAVIGAGPGGAQGALDLVKKGYEVTIFEKLPVLGGMMRVGIPEYRLPREVIDKEYSLLTKLGVKINLGVEIGKDIKFDELLNSYDSILVAVGRQNGRIDKSVPGVEGTGVYHGAEYLKEISLTRNFKGVGNRVVVIGGGDVAMDCARSSKRLEKVQEVISIPLENSYEAMASSNHEIHGALEENVKFKLGYGLNKIIRDENGNIEKVQIKKCLSLFDEEGRFNPKFDEENTEDLICDTVVFAIGQGVDSSFDENKVLSLRGNGTFDCDMLTRQSLSNEKVFIAGDCGNAFIVIEAMAEGRRAAKSIDRYLNGLDLKEGRNIEDEGGYKTKLFLPNEYLPEGWDSAEKVNRRVPGTLPSDKREKNFLEVERAFTEKEALEEANRCLQCECKLCMKECIMLNDYTDCPKHLFEEYLEKGHEEMEAKIAYSCNMCDQCTLKCPKDFDIKSNFAGMRSEYVKENHGKSPMKGHKAIEVHQYLGYSKMFNTTNEAPSGKKTKYVFFPGCSLPSYNPEAVGNMLDHLQNKLNGEVGSLLKCCGKPPKALGQDDLFKERFKSVQDELDKLDAEYVIVACQSCYGIFKNYSKQKVISLWELLPEIGLPEGQVGIGKGSDVTFNIHDSCSIRNMTKIHDGIRWIVNELGYEIEELENSREKTRCCGFGGMIVPAVPEVATKVMNRRASETTTGHMITYCAACRESMEKGGADAQHILDLVFGETYTKAKSAKRNKGPVGQWMNRYKAKSELKKRK; encoded by the coding sequence ATGGCAGAACTGAAAAATGAAATAATTGAAAAAATGCAAGAAATAGTTGAAAATTGTATGGGAGATTCACAAGCAGCATGTGTGTCAACGTGCCCAATGAATACAAATGTAAAGGAATATGTAAAACTTATTGGAGAGAATAAGGGAGAAGAAGCTATAAAAGTAATTAGAGAAAAGCTTTTTATTCCTGGAGTATTAGGAAGAATTTGTGCTCATCCTTGTGAGAGCAACTGTAGAAGAGGAGAAGAGGATAATTCTGTTGCTATTGCCAGTCTGAAAAGATATGCAGCAGATAATTATGATAGGGAAGAAAATTGGGATTTGGAAAAAATCACAAGTAATGGGAAAAAAGTTGCTGTAATAGGAGCTGGACCAGGGGGAGCTCAAGGAGCTTTAGATTTAGTAAAAAAAGGATATGAAGTTACAATCTTTGAAAAGCTACCAGTATTAGGTGGAATGATGAGAGTTGGAATTCCTGAATATAGATTGCCAAGGGAAGTAATAGATAAGGAGTATAGTCTACTTACAAAATTAGGTGTAAAAATAAATTTAGGTGTTGAAATAGGAAAAGATATTAAGTTTGATGAATTATTAAATTCCTATGACAGTATTTTAGTAGCTGTTGGAAGACAAAATGGAAGAATAGATAAAAGTGTTCCTGGAGTTGAAGGAACAGGAGTTTACCATGGAGCAGAATATTTAAAAGAGATTTCTTTAACTAGAAATTTTAAGGGAGTAGGAAATAGAGTTGTTGTAATAGGTGGGGGAGATGTGGCAATGGATTGTGCTAGATCTTCAAAGAGACTAGAAAAAGTTCAAGAAGTTATTTCTATTCCTCTAGAAAATTCCTATGAAGCAATGGCATCTTCTAATCATGAAATTCATGGGGCTCTTGAAGAAAATGTAAAGTTTAAACTGGGATATGGATTAAATAAAATAATTAGAGATGAAAATGGAAATATTGAAAAAGTTCAAATTAAAAAATGCTTATCACTATTTGATGAAGAGGGAAGATTTAATCCTAAGTTTGATGAAGAAAATACAGAGGATTTAATTTGCGATACAGTTGTATTTGCTATTGGTCAAGGGGTGGATAGCTCTTTTGATGAAAATAAAGTTTTATCTCTAAGAGGAAATGGAACTTTTGATTGTGATATGTTAACAAGACAATCTCTAAGTAATGAAAAGGTTTTTATAGCAGGAGATTGTGGAAATGCATTTATTGTAATTGAAGCAATGGCTGAAGGTAGAAGAGCTGCAAAATCAATAGATAGATATTTAAATGGTCTTGATTTAAAAGAAGGTAGAAATATAGAAGATGAAGGTGGATATAAAACAAAATTATTCTTACCAAATGAATATTTACCTGAAGGATGGGATAGTGCAGAAAAAGTAAATAGAAGAGTTCCGGGAACTTTACCAAGTGATAAGAGAGAAAAGAATTTCTTAGAAGTTGAAAGGGCATTTACAGAAAAAGAAGCCTTAGAAGAAGCAAATAGATGTTTACAGTGTGAGTGTAAACTTTGTATGAAGGAATGTATTATGTTAAATGACTATACAGATTGCCCTAAACATTTATTTGAAGAATATTTAGAAAAGGGCCATGAAGAGATGGAAGCTAAGATTGCATATTCTTGTAACATGTGTGATCAGTGTACTTTAAAATGTCCAAAAGATTTTGATATAAAAAGTAATTTCGCAGGAATGAGAAGTGAGTATGTAAAAGAAAATCATGGGAAATCACCTATGAAAGGGCATAAGGCCATAGAGGTTCATCAATATTTAGGGTATTCAAAAATGTTTAATACAACAAATGAAGCTCCAAGTGGAAAGAAAACAAAATATGTATTTTTCCCAGGATGTTCTTTACCATCATATAATCCAGAAGCTGTAGGAAATATGTTAGATCATTTACAAAATAAGTTAAATGGAGAAGTTGGATCATTATTAAAATGTTGTGGAAAACCGCCTAAAGCTTTAGGACAAGATGATTTATTTAAAGAAAGATTTAAATCTGTTCAAGATGAGTTGGATAAATTAGATGCAGAGTATGTAATTGTAGCTTGTCAATCTTGTTATGGAATATTTAAAAATTATAGTAAACAAAAGGTTATTTCACTTTGGGAATTACTTCCAGAAATTGGATTACCTGAGGGGCAAGTAGGAATTGGAAAGGGATCAGATGTAACATTTAATATTCACGATTCATGTTCAATTAGAAATATGACAAAAATTCATGATGGAATTAGATGGATTGTAAATGAATTAGGTTATGAAATTGAAGAGTTAGAAAATTCTAGGGAAAAAACTAGATGTTGTGGATTTGGTGGAATGATTGTTCCAGCTGTTCCAGAAGTTGCTACAAAAGTTATGAATAGAAGAGCTAGTGAAACAACTACAGGTCATATGATAACATATTGTGCCGCATGTAGAGAATCGATGGAAAAGGGTGGAGCAGATGCTCAACATATTTTAGATTTAGTTTTCGGAGAAACTTATACAAAGGCTAAAAGTGCTAAGAGAAATAAAGGACCAGTAGGTCAGTGGATGAATAGATACAAAGCTAAAAGTGAACTTAAAAAAAGAAAATAA
- a CDS encoding sulfurtransferase: protein MKKVLIGLGLLSTLAMGMGENYPTEKLISGNSAKKILENDKNVVLIDVRPKVKFMMNNVKGSYNMWREDMQPQDNRYGEVTGMRASREEMEAKLNKMGVNENTTLLLTGNGLDEYRLWWILDLYGFENIKIVDGGYEALKESGVKTTFGGGASEKKGNYKFPKISDKDTLANIDEVKNNINNNHVAILDTRSDKEFLGEDLKKGAFVKGRIPNSIHIEWTDVAEKNLRLKPISEIKEMYEKCGITPDKEIIPYCQSAVRSAHTTFVLKEILKYPNVKNYDGSWIEWSFEAKNKKVDVITGE from the coding sequence ATGAAAAAAGTGTTAATAGGATTGGGACTTTTATCAACATTAGCTATGGGGATGGGAGAAAATTATCCAACAGAAAAATTAATTTCAGGGAATAGCGCAAAAAAAATATTGGAAAATGACAAAAATGTTGTTTTAATAGATGTAAGACCTAAAGTTAAATTTATGATGAACAACGTAAAGGGTTCATATAATATGTGGAGAGAGGATATGCAACCTCAAGATAATAGATATGGGGAAGTTACTGGAATGAGAGCTTCTAGAGAAGAGATGGAAGCTAAATTAAATAAAATGGGTGTAAATGAAAATACAACACTTCTTTTAACAGGAAATGGTTTAGATGAGTATAGATTATGGTGGATATTAGATTTATATGGATTTGAAAATATTAAAATAGTTGATGGTGGATATGAAGCTTTAAAGGAAAGTGGAGTAAAAACTACGTTTGGTGGTGGAGCTTCTGAAAAGAAAGGAAACTATAAGTTCCCTAAAATATCTGATAAGGACACACTAGCTAATATAGATGAAGTAAAAAATAATATAAATAATAATCATGTGGCTATATTAGATACAAGATCAGATAAGGAATTTTTAGGTGAAGATTTAAAAAAAGGTGCCTTTGTTAAGGGAAGAATTCCTAATAGTATTCATATTGAGTGGACAGATGTTGCAGAGAAAAATTTAAGATTAAAGCCGATTTCTGAAATTAAAGAGATGTATGAAAAGTGCGGAATTACTCCAGATAAAGAGATTATTCCATACTGTCAATCGGCAGTTAGATCAGCTCATACAACTTTTGTACTAAAAGAAATTTTAAAATATCCAAATGTAAAAAATTATGATGGTTCTTGGATTGAATGGTCTTTTGAAGCTAAAAATAAAAAAGTTGATGTTATTACAGGAGAGTAG
- a CDS encoding TVP38/TMEM64 family protein: MAKKGNLLKIILGLVVVIVLGMALVKTGAIEYLKDREKLESLIKSLGVWAPLAYIVIYACVTVTCISVLPITLAGGIIFGPILGVVYTAIGASAGLSLAFLIARYIARKPIESKFGNSEAFKKINQGVKDQGWFILATTRLLPVFPFGIQNYVYGLTSISFIQYSVLSTLFILPGTSVFVLLAGAVASGDKATAVKMSIIASLIFFGLTLVTKVIAKKAKQK; this comes from the coding sequence ATGGCAAAAAAGGGTAACCTTTTAAAAATTATACTAGGATTAGTAGTTGTTATAGTTCTTGGAATGGCTCTAGTAAAAACAGGAGCTATAGAATATTTAAAAGATAGGGAAAAATTAGAAAGTTTAATTAAAAGTTTAGGAGTTTGGGCACCACTTGCCTATATAGTAATTTATGCATGTGTAACAGTTACTTGCATTTCAGTATTGCCAATAACTTTAGCAGGGGGAATAATATTTGGTCCAATTTTAGGAGTTGTTTACACGGCTATAGGAGCTTCAGCTGGATTATCTTTGGCATTTTTAATTGCTAGATATATTGCTAGAAAACCTATAGAAAGTAAATTTGGAAATAGTGAAGCTTTCAAGAAAATAAATCAAGGGGTAAAAGATCAAGGGTGGTTTATACTAGCTACAACAAGATTACTACCTGTATTTCCTTTTGGGATTCAAAACTATGTATATGGATTAACTTCTATTAGTTTTATACAATATTCAGTATTGTCAACATTATTTATACTTCCTGGAACATCTGTATTTGTTCTATTAGCAGGAGCAGTTGCATCGGGAGATAAGGCTACAGCTGTTAAAATGTCAATAATAGCTTCTTTAATATTCTTTGGTCTAACTTTAGTAACAAAAGTTATTGCAAAAAAAGCTAAACAGAAATAA
- a CDS encoding ABC transporter substrate-binding protein, whose protein sequence is MKKILIGIAAMVAFVGCGKKEKTVNMYMWGGSQEINKFMDNVVAVNLEKKDNIKLNRVPITNIKDTVNKLIIEKQAGKKNGSIDLIWVNGENFKELKNAGVLEENIGKNLKNLQYVKESTLEKDFGEPINGYEIPWGEAQFNFIYRGNGNIPFNDSKTLMEYVKNNPGRFTYPEVNNFTGSAFVRNMAIDILGYENIEKMTNEELKNNLNIVWNYFNEMKPYLWREGSTYPESEGKLDTLYGNGEVDVTMGYTLNKVTAKIDAGQYDKNSKSFLLDKGTLFNNHYLAIPKNGKNKEDAKIVIDYLISPEGQLLKQEPENWGDLTILDVNKLDETTQKKFKSLIESKNLPSLKDIQEKRIKELSPEKLAIIEEGWNSNVGKI, encoded by the coding sequence ATGAAAAAAATACTTATAGGAATTGCAGCTATGGTAGCCTTTGTAGGTTGTGGAAAAAAAGAAAAAACTGTAAATATGTATATGTGGGGTGGTTCTCAAGAGATAAATAAATTTATGGATAATGTGGTAGCTGTAAATTTAGAAAAAAAAGATAATATTAAATTAAATAGGGTACCTATTACAAATATTAAAGATACTGTTAATAAACTTATTATAGAAAAACAGGCTGGTAAAAAAAATGGTTCTATAGATTTAATTTGGGTAAACGGAGAAAATTTTAAGGAATTAAAAAATGCTGGAGTATTAGAAGAAAATATAGGTAAAAATTTAAAAAATTTACAATATGTAAAAGAATCAACTTTAGAAAAAGATTTTGGGGAGCCTATAAATGGTTATGAAATTCCATGGGGAGAGGCTCAGTTTAACTTTATTTATAGAGGAAACGGAAATATCCCATTTAATGATTCAAAAACTTTAATGGAATATGTAAAAAATAATCCTGGAAGATTTACATATCCAGAAGTAAATAATTTTACAGGAAGTGCCTTTGTAAGAAATATGGCAATTGATATTTTAGGATATGAAAATATTGAAAAAATGACAAATGAAGAGCTAAAAAATAATCTTAATATAGTATGGAATTATTTTAATGAAATGAAACCATATCTTTGGAGAGAAGGAAGCACATATCCAGAATCTGAAGGAAAGTTAGATACACTTTATGGAAATGGAGAAGTGGATGTAACCATGGGATATACTTTAAATAAAGTGACTGCTAAAATAGATGCAGGGCAATATGATAAAAATTCTAAAAGTTTTTTATTAGACAAGGGAACTTTATTTAATAATCATTATTTAGCTATTCCTAAAAATGGAAAAAATAAGGAAGATGCAAAAATAGTTATAGATTATTTAATATCTCCAGAAGGACAATTATTAAAGCAAGAACCTGAAAATTGGGGAGATTTAACAATATTAGATGTAAATAAATTAGATGAAACCACTCAAAAGAAATTTAAAAGTCTAATTGAAAGTAAGAATTTGCCAAGTTTAAAAGATATACAAGAAAAAAGAATTAAAGAATTATCTCCAGAAAAATTGGCTATAATTGAGGAAGGATGGAATAGTAACGTTGGAAAAATATAA
- a CDS encoding ABC transporter permease family protein translates to MEKYKKLVYTIPFVGFMCMFFLYGLYYGVSNSFGYKKIVGKSGFTLEYYKKVLESRGFYESLFFTSKIAIISGIIAVLISIFVMYIFYLNLKYKYVKSQLFQRVIESPLLVPYLIGAYIILIFFMQSGILSLFLEKIGIIDNYKRFPIITNDKFGVGIIITYVWKTVPFILMMGIPVIKRINTRWDSLGKIFNLSDFQFFKKILLPLLFPTLTISFFIILAYFFASFETPYILGVTYPESLAVYVFNIYSRGKLEDRSIVMVINIFISLISLGTGAIVYLIFKFFKKYDEKGWL, encoded by the coding sequence TTGGAAAAATATAAGAAATTAGTATATACAATTCCCTTTGTAGGGTTTATGTGTATGTTTTTTCTCTATGGATTATATTATGGAGTAAGTAATTCCTTTGGATATAAAAAAATAGTTGGTAAAAGTGGATTTACATTGGAATATTATAAGAAAGTACTTGAAAGTAGAGGATTTTATGAATCTTTATTTTTTACAAGTAAAATAGCAATAATTTCAGGAATAATCGCTGTTTTAATAAGTATTTTTGTGATGTATATATTTTATCTTAATTTAAAATATAAATATGTAAAAAGCCAGCTATTTCAAAGGGTAATAGAATCCCCTTTATTAGTACCTTATCTAATAGGTGCATATATAATTTTAATATTTTTTATGCAAAGTGGAATTTTAAGTTTATTTTTAGAAAAAATTGGGATAATAGATAATTATAAAAGGTTTCCCATAATAACTAATGATAAATTTGGAGTTGGGATTATTATAACTTATGTTTGGAAAACAGTTCCTTTTATATTAATGATGGGAATACCTGTAATTAAAAGAATAAATACTAGATGGGATTCTTTGGGAAAAATTTTTAATTTAAGTGATTTTCAATTTTTTAAGAAGATATTATTACCTTTACTTTTTCCAACTTTAACAATAAGTTTTTTTATAATTTTAGCATATTTCTTTGCTTCATTTGAAACACCTTATATATTAGGGGTAACTTATCCTGAATCCTTAGCGGTATATGTTTTTAATATTTACTCTAGGGGAAAATTAGAAGATAGAAGTATTGTTATGGTTATAAATATTTTTATTTCTTTAATAAGCTTAGGAACAGGGGCTATTGTATATTTAATATTTAAATTTTTTAAGAAATATGATGAAAAGGGATGGTTATAG
- a CDS encoding ABC transporter permease — protein sequence MKEKFIKIIIILISFMVIFPFISLIITSDRLDDWIYVFSDKKTYIALGNTIGIAFMALFINIVIGTPVASLMEKEEFIGKKLLELLIFLPLIIPSFVTTMGIQYNFIKLGLIDTILGVGIIHSVITMPYYIRSLRVAYSTLSKDYEKMGKIMGASSLEIFYKINLPIIFPGFLAGMSMVLIVSFAQYLITLIIGGGEIMTIPILMFPYISGGDIKVGGVYSILYILVNLILILFLEKAVKGIYYRKGKIDDRN from the coding sequence GTGAAGGAAAAATTTATAAAAATTATAATAATTCTAATTTCATTTATGGTTATTTTTCCATTTATAAGTTTAATTATAACAAGTGATAGATTAGATGATTGGATATATGTTTTTTCTGACAAAAAAACTTATATAGCACTAGGAAATACTATTGGAATAGCTTTTATGGCATTATTTATAAATATTGTAATAGGAACACCAGTTGCTTCACTTATGGAAAAGGAAGAGTTTATTGGAAAGAAATTATTAGAACTTTTAATATTTTTACCTCTTATAATTCCATCTTTTGTTACAACTATGGGGATACAATATAATTTTATAAAATTAGGATTGATTGATACGATTTTAGGGGTAGGAATTATACATAGTGTAATAACCATGCCTTATTATATAAGGAGTTTGAGAGTTGCTTATTCAACACTTAGCAAAGATTATGAAAAAATGGGGAAAATTATGGGGGCCAGTTCTTTAGAAATATTTTATAAAATTAATTTACCTATAATTTTTCCAGGATTTTTAGCTGGGATGTCTATGGTATTAATTGTATCTTTTGCTCAATATTTAATAACTTTAATTATAGGTGGAGGAGAGATTATGACAATTCCTATTTTGATGTTTCCATATATTTCAGGAGGAGATATTAAAGTAGGTGGCGTTTATAGTATATTATATATACTTGTAAATTTAATATTAATACTATTTTTAGAAAAGGCAGTTAAGGGAATTTATTATAGAAAAGGGAAAATAGATGATAGAAATTAA
- a CDS encoding ABC transporter ATP-binding protein, whose protein sequence is MIEINKVEKKYKEFQIKSFNMRINNGEFISILGESGSGKSTLLNIISGIDKKYTGEVLINGKSVEESIKEGSISMVFQDSLLLPHLNVFENIAFGLKIKKLSKEEINKRVCEVSENLEIESFLNRYPHELSGGQKQRVSIGRALVMNPKLLLMDEPFSALDTKLREKLQSLVKSIQKTSKITILLVTHDREEAFFLSDRIGIMNKGILEQFDTPINLYRKPKNIYVGKFLGIENFIKKEEFSKLDKNIKFLDEVISVGLPSEDLRISNESGNFKGKIKEITFKIGFYNIVVEIENKKEIYIKQNRIDFKIAVGEEVFVRFREENLIFIKEEKKC, encoded by the coding sequence ATGATAGAAATTAATAAAGTAGAAAAAAAATATAAAGAGTTTCAAATTAAAAGTTTTAATATGAGAATTAATAATGGCGAATTTATTTCTATTTTAGGGGAGTCTGGTTCTGGAAAATCGACTCTTTTAAATATAATTTCAGGTATAGATAAAAAATATACTGGAGAAGTTTTAATAAATGGCAAAAGTGTAGAAGAAAGTATAAAGGAAGGAAGTATTTCTATGGTATTTCAAGATTCTTTACTTTTACCCCATTTAAATGTATTTGAAAATATTGCCTTTGGTTTGAAAATAAAAAAACTTTCTAAGGAAGAGATAAATAAAAGAGTTTGTGAAGTGAGTGAAAATTTAGAAATAGAAAGTTTTTTAAATAGATATCCCCATGAGTTATCAGGAGGACAAAAACAAAGGGTTTCTATAGGAAGAGCTTTGGTTATGAATCCAAAATTACTTTTAATGGATGAGCCTTTTTCAGCTTTAGATACAAAATTGCGAGAAAAATTACAAAGTTTAGTTAAATCTATTCAAAAAACAAGTAAAATTACTATTTTACTTGTAACCCATGATAGAGAAGAGGCCTTTTTTCTATCAGATAGAATTGGAATTATGAATAAAGGAATTTTAGAGCAGTTTGATACACCGATTAATTTGTATAGAAAACCTAAAAATATTTATGTAGGTAAATTTTTAGGAATAGAAAATTTTATAAAAAAAGAAGAGTTTTCAAAATTAGATAAAAATATAAAATTTTTAGATGAGGTAATAAGTGTAGGATTACCCAGTGAAGATTTAAGAATTTCCAATGAAAGTGGAAATTTTAAAGGAAAAATTAAGGAAATAACTTTTAAAATAGGGTTTTATAATATTGTAGTAGAAATAGAAAATAAAAAAGAAATTTATATTAAACAAAATCGAATAGATTTTAAAATTGCAGTTGGCGAAGAGGTTTTCGTGAGATTTAGAGAAGAGAATTTAATTTTCATAAAAGAGGAGAAAAAATGTTAG
- a CDS encoding CDP-alcohol phosphatidyltransferase family protein: MLDTHCRKYIQPFILGGANILMKLKFSANQVTILALFLGLATGYLVYLDYPFIGLGLLWFSGYLDAVDGTIARTKGSTPFGTVMDITFDRLVEIGIILGMACRYKEFTFILLVLACAIIVSMTIFLVTGTMANKKSEKSFYYQAGLAERSEGFIMFSTMIILGEKAYWVIIIFIVMIVVTVLQRFFEAKKILNN; encoded by the coding sequence ATGTTAGATACCCATTGTAGAAAATATATACAACCTTTTATTTTAGGAGGAGCAAATATATTAATGAAGCTAAAGTTTAGTGCTAATCAAGTTACGATTTTAGCTTTATTTTTAGGACTAGCCACTGGATATTTAGTTTATTTAGATTATCCTTTTATAGGGCTTGGACTATTATGGTTTTCAGGATATTTAGATGCGGTAGATGGAACTATTGCTAGAACTAAGGGCTCAACTCCCTTTGGAACAGTTATGGATATAACTTTTGATAGGTTAGTAGAAATCGGTATTATTTTAGGGATGGCTTGTAGATATAAGGAGTTTACTTTTATTTTATTGGTTCTTGCATGTGCAATAATTGTTTCTATGACAATTTTTTTAGTTACAGGAACTATGGCAAATAAAAAAAGTGAAAAATCTTTTTATTACCAAGCTGGATTAGCAGAGAGATCTGAAGGATTTATTATGTTTTCAACTATGATAATACTAGGAGAAAAGGCCTATTGGGTAATTATAATCTTTATTGTTATGATAGTAGTAACTGTACTTCAAAGATTTTTTGAAGCTAAAAAAATACTAAATAATTAA
- a CDS encoding MORN repeat-containing protein translates to MKKKIYDDFNNVIYFGETNENRWHGDGIYYHPNGAIAYKGQWKNNLCDGFGEEYDENGILIYKGYFSKNSYCGQGQKFYKNGALMYEGEFLNGTPHGFGIYYHNKNNFSIKGEFYKGKLHGKSIVTYHLKNISKILNFNYGILSN, encoded by the coding sequence ATGAAAAAGAAGATATATGATGATTTTAATAATGTTATTTATTTTGGTGAAACAAATGAAAATAGATGGCATGGAGATGGAATTTATTATCATCCTAATGGAGCTATCGCTTATAAAGGTCAATGGAAAAATAATCTTTGTGATGGTTTTGGAGAAGAGTATGATGAAAATGGGATTTTAATCTATAAGGGATATTTTTCTAAAAATTCTTATTGTGGACAAGGTCAAAAATTTTATAAAAATGGTGCTCTTATGTATGAAGGAGAATTTTTAAATGGAACTCCCCATGGATTTGGAATCTATTATCATAATAAAAATAACTTTTCCATTAAAGGAGAATTTTATAAGGGTAAACTCCATGGTAAATCTATAGTTACCTACCATTTAAAAAATATTTCTAAAATTTTGAATTTTAATTATGGAATTTTATCCAATTGA
- a CDS encoding polyphosphate polymerase domain-containing protein: MNKEVLKVTRSEEKYFISIPDKYFLMKSLKNILQEDSFGDHGFYKVRTLYFDNPTNKDYLDKVNNTPSRKGIRLRTYFPKSNFAKIEVKMKNPEIDNKISLKISQEDAKEIINLNYDVLKNYSNKKALEIYNILTEENYKPVIVIAYNRKAFDSREYGLRITIDNNLEYNNHNFDIFDPNLTLTPLCSFSENILEIKTEKILPLNIQTILDSIEKIDKASSKYKRSRFFLNSSLF, translated from the coding sequence ATGAATAAAGAAGTATTAAAAGTTACCCGCAGTGAAGAAAAGTATTTTATATCTATTCCAGATAAATATTTTCTAATGAAAAGCTTAAAAAATATTTTACAAGAAGATTCCTTTGGTGATCATGGTTTTTATAAGGTCAGAACTCTTTACTTCGATAATCCTACAAATAAAGATTATTTAGATAAGGTTAACAATACTCCCTCTAGAAAAGGAATTCGTTTAAGAACATATTTTCCTAAAAGTAATTTTGCAAAAATAGAAGTTAAAATGAAAAATCCTGAAATTGATAATAAAATTTCTTTAAAAATCTCCCAAGAAGATGCTAAAGAAATTATTAATTTAAACTATGATGTCTTAAAAAATTATTCCAATAAAAAAGCTCTTGAAATTTATAATATTTTAACTGAAGAAAATTATAAACCTGTTATTGTCATTGCTTACAACAGAAAAGCATTTGATAGTAGAGAGTATGGCCTTAGAATAACTATAGATAATAATTTAGAATATAATAATCATAATTTTGATATTTTTGATCCTAATTTAACTTTAACTCCTTTATGTTCTTTTTCTGAAAATATTTTAGAAATCAAAACTGAGAAGATTTTACCTTTGAATATCCAAACTATACTTGATTCTATTGAGAAAATTGATAAAGCTTCGAGCAAATATAAAAGAAGTCGTTTTTTTCTTAATTCAAGTTTATTTTAA
- a CDS encoding DUF4956 domain-containing protein, which translates to MVLYFKYNFLKGGDFIYNLNNLFLVTESSNISYMKAFQSILAVIPLAIILFYTYKIVYRQGGYKIKFNINLVVTIFITTMIMTLIKNNVATSVGLLGVISVVRFRVKLKDHRDVAFILWAIGIGVAIGTASYFLGFLYSIVISLTLIILNRYLIKMEKISLLIIRGDKIKSDKSDLILEKYCKEFTLISKEKKENYKEYIYNITLKKKDINKLKDELLEGSQADFIKFL; encoded by the coding sequence ATGGTTTTATACTTTAAATATAATTTTCTAAAAGGAGGTGATTTTATTTACAACTTAAATAATTTATTTTTAGTAACAGAATCTTCTAATATCTCTTATATGAAAGCTTTTCAATCTATTTTAGCTGTTATCCCCTTAGCTATAATCTTATTTTACACTTATAAAATAGTTTATCGTCAAGGAGGATATAAAATAAAGTTTAATATAAATTTAGTAGTTACTATTTTTATTACAACTATGATTATGACTTTAATAAAGAATAATGTAGCTACCTCTGTAGGTCTTCTCGGTGTTATTTCTGTCGTTCGATTTAGAGTTAAACTAAAAGACCATCGAGATGTTGCTTTCATATTATGGGCTATTGGTATAGGAGTCGCTATTGGAACTGCTAGTTATTTTTTAGGTTTTTTATATTCTATCGTTATTTCTTTAACTTTAATTATTTTAAATCGTTATTTAATAAAAATGGAAAAAATTTCTCTGTTAATTATTAGAGGAGATAAAATTAAAAGTGACAAAAGTGACCTGATTTTAGAAAAATACTGTAAAGAATTTACTTTAATCTCAAAAGAAAAAAAAGAAAATTACAAAGAATATATTTATAATATTACCCTAAAGAAAAAAGATATTAATAAATTAAAAGATGAATTGTTAGAAGGATCCCAAGCTGATTTTATTAAATTTTTATAG